In Hydrogenobacter sp., the DNA window GCCACCCTCTCAGGCCGGCTACCCGTCATAGGCTTGGTAGGCCGTTACCCCACCAACTACCTGATGGGCCGCGAGCCCCTCCTCAGGCGATAGCATGCAAAGCAGAGGCTACCTTTGGCCTGAAAGTCTTAGTGACCTCAGGCATTATAGGGTATTAGCCCCCCTTTCGGAGGGTTATCCCCTTCCTGAGGGCAGGTTACTCACGTGTTACTCACCCGTTTGCCGCTGAGGTGCTCATCACACCTCCGCACGACTTGCATGTGTTAGGCACGCCGCCAGCGTTCGCGCTGAGCCAGGATCAAACTCTTCAAAGAAACCTCAAGTTTTAGGGTCCTTCCTCCTTATTCAGTTGCCAAGATGACAAGGGGCTTTTATACCCCTCATATTTACTTTACAGAGGTTTTATTATATACCTCATTTTTATCCGTGTCAAGTCACCTTCAAGGGACCTTTCTGGTCCCTCACCATAACTTTGATTATTATAAGATGTTTTTGTGCTTTGTCAAGTTTTCCGCAAGGGATCCGAAAAATCCCTCTTCTTTACAGTTATTAATATATATCCAAAAAATGATTATGTCAAGAATGTTTAAAGTATGATACCTCACAATAAGTTTTTCTTCTTTAAGGCTTTGAGCATCCTCTTCCTCGCAGCTCTCTCTTTTCTTTTCTTCTTCTCACTGGGCTTTTCGTAAAACTGCCTTCTTTTTACTTCCGTAAGTATACCTTCCTTTTCAACTATTCTCTTAAACTTCTTAAGAACCTTCTCAAAAGATTCATTTTCGCCTACTTCAACTATAGCCAACGAATATCACCTCCTTAGTCAATTATAACACACTCTGCCTCGCAAGTAAAGCAAGATCAAAAACTTCATCCAGATTATTTACAAAGTGAAGTACCATCTTATCCCTCACATATCCGGGCAGATCTTCCAGAACCTCT includes these proteins:
- the rpsU gene encoding 30S ribosomal protein S21, with the translated sequence MAIVEVGENESFEKVLKKFKRIVEKEGILTEVKRRQFYEKPSEKKKRKERAARKRMLKALKKKNLL